The window AAAATATTACTATACATAGAGAGAGACCACAACCAAATATCGATAAATACATAAACAAATACAACACATCAACAATCATCCATTAAATAAAGGACGACGAGAATTAAAAAGCCTTCTGGTATAGTATACTACATTTATGCTATATAATATGGTGTAagctatttttttcttttatctaTTTTACTCTTAAATTTACAACGCGTTTAAGTTGTATAGTATTATCAACCAATTTTCTATGTCGGAACCGGTCCCGTCTATTCTATAGCATATTGCGGttgcaaaagtaaaataaatcaTCACACTAAAAAAACAATGCCGAACCACAATCCCAAAACATCTAATTGAGACAAATTTAAGCAAATTCAACCTAAGTTAAAGCAATTTTAACCTTAGAGCACCCAGTTAAAGTGAGGGTTTTCtctaatttttgtttgtttgtatgaaatatatgtgtgtgtatgtttgTGTATAAGTTTTGATTTTGCTTCAATTAtgaacatatgtatatatgtataatacaaCGTCGTGCTTAAGAGAAAACTCATCCTTAAAATATAACCATGCATAAAACCTTTAAGTTCCTGCTGCTGCAGAACTCTCACTTATAgaactaaatacatatttttcatatcGTTGTGTTTGTTcataaacaattttaaaatataatacataaacacgatACTTTTTAAATGTGCAGTTCTGTTGCAGAACCCTATTAATACTAGAAGATTCTAAGAGTTCTTAGGTTAAGGTTTCTAAGAGGAACATGACCCTATGGGTGTATACTttttatgtatgtgtgtgtgtaagttCTGATTTTGCTTTAtgaatatatgtgtatgtgtgtatacatacagacatacatatatatatatgtgtgtgtgtgtgtgtgtgtgtgtgtgtatgcgaataaaatttggtaaagtttgattttatttttttttgaatttgtcgatttttcggttcgattttttagtttaattctaTATGTATGTTTGCGagtgtaaattaattttatgttattttatgaTGCCTAATATTAATTCATCGGTTTGGTCCGGAAAATTTTCTAGAAAATATGATTGTATATCCATAAATTGAGCAAGTCTTGTTCCGACCTAAGTAAAATAATGAGATTGATTGTAGTGTCTTTATCATGAAATACATAGATTGTGTTTTAAAATTTCCCACTCTTACGCAATATTATATAGCATAGGACCGTAGGTATAGGGAAACTTTAAAATACAGAGCAAAATCTCTAGACTTATGCTGTACAATATAGCATAAGGTAACAACTTTTGctcggtttttaaattttctctaCACCTACGTTATATAATAATGTAGTGCAAGGACAAcgaattttttagaaaaactaATCCATATTCTATTAAAtaaacattaaatataataCATCAAGCACTCGAagtcaaagaaaaagaaaataggaGAAAAGGccttcaaaattataattttaatacataATGCCCCAAATGTcactatataaaaatatgatccCCATTGCTACTCCAAAACCCAACTTAAAGTTGTGTGTGTCAGTTTAATCAAAACGGAACTTCAAGtgaactttgaaaaaaaaaatatgaattcaatACATatggagagggagggagggagtgaGAGGGAGAGatatgtaatttataaaatgtaACTTGGGGAATCGTTCGGCGCCATTTTCTTTAATGGACTCGAGGCGTTTAATTGGAAGTTTATCCACTAAAATCTTCATGTTTTCGTCCATCTATTTCTTCCTATCAAAGCCCTACTAACCTTATCCAAAAACTCTTAAAACAACATGAAGTTCGATTTTAGCATCTTAAAACACAACTTGAAATTGTGTTTTGATATCTTAAAATACAACTTGAAGTTGCATTTtgatcttttttatataaaatataaatatgagacaAAGTTGCATTTTCGTAAACATTAGACAAAATCACGTCTTGCAATAATATTTGAGATCATATTTCATAATCATGACATTCAGGTCATTTCCattctaaaaaataatatagagaACCAACACCGGAAATAACAACTAATCCATCGAATAAACATGACATGTGTCAAATGAAACATGGTGAGCAAATTTTGTCCATACAATTCTACTCAACATGATCACCAAGACTCCACTTAATCATATGCATGGAAACTACATGTAAAAATAAACACATACTATACATAAACATTTCTTGAAAATGACCAAAGATATATTATAGACCCCCACTTCTTCATACAACAAATGACAACCGTTgaaatatttacatatttaaCAATACAATAATCTAGTTGTCACATGCATGCCTatctcacaagtcacaacacAAAATAACAAGATGCTAAATGGCTAGCTCGCTCTATCTTGATCATTGTAAAGTGCGGATGACACGTGGCAGTTGTTATTGGTTACTCTATGATCTCCGGTGGGACCACAATGTACTCCCTTCGTACATAGATTTCCAACTAAACGGGTTATCTAGCTAGCTAGCATGCAATTCCCTTGCTCTTTGGCTGCTTGTGATACAAGTACTACAGAATCACGCTTGAGAAACATGGTCTACTTGATCATCTCTCTTACGGAATCGGGAATCTattcacatacatacatatacacatttgatatatacatatatagttgTTGATTCGATGAATATTCGATGCATCTAGCCGTCGGAATCTTTAGAGGTCTTCTGATCCAGTAGTATCTTCTCGATCATTTTGTGTGTTTGGGCATCTGATTTTCGATCTGCTTTGCTGTGAGACTCGGAGTAGGCGTCGAAGAATTCTTTGTTCTCCTTCTCTAGCTCGTTCCACACTGCATGCGGATACTCAATATTCAGTGACGGAACCAGAATTTTAAAACACTTTCACAGAAATACAAAACTattattaacttaattttaCGAGTTCATCCGGGACTCCGGACTGCATATGGTCCTTATTACATGTATCAGCAGTACTAGTACCTGTTTAACTTATTGAGAAAGTAggaattaagttttaattaggATTTGGTACTGCATTATGACTTGATGAACTAAAACATTAATCAGTTGTCTTTGTCATAGTAGGTGTGCCTTTTGAGTTAAATTCATTGTTTCATCATatcccaccaatcaaaacaccaCAGCCGCCTCCCAAAATATATCACAAGactttatttgtaaaatatccATATTTAGTAAATTTTCCATTTGCACACCCACAACAGCTAAGTAAACCAATAATAAATTACAGACTCCAGAGTTATAGGTAAATAAGCAGGTATCATCCTTCCCAAATCCTGGGGGAAAATTAACTACTACTTCAcacaaatatattaacattCCACAGCTACAAAAAGCAAGGTATTAGTTTACGACAGTTTTTTAACGCTAAATCCGTCGTAAATGGACTTAAAAGTTGCATATATATGCTGAAGAACTTTACACTATCCGCCCTTATATTGATATCACTGAAGCTCAGAGATGAGAGCTAGATTGATgaacaaaggtgacagggggcAGTTAATTACCTGTTGAAGTTATGACAGACTCAATATTTGCATGTTTTCTGAGAGCTTCCATGCATTCTTCTTTCGTCATGTGAAAGATCAAACACTTCTCAATCAAGTGTTGCACCTACATAATCATAATTAAATCACATTTGATAACAAGCTTTAATTCATGATCATCAAGAACCATAAATAAACAAGTAAATCAGAGATATATATAGTACCATGTGTATATATGAAGCAGAAGAATCAGCCATGATGAATGACAAGTATGAGAGGATGAATTAAGGGAGTGAGGAGGATCAGGAGATAAATCTATATAATCCTAATTTGTGAATACAAACAAATAGGATATTTACCTTTTATGTCCTTTCAGTTTTTTTTCTGATACTACTGCCAGGGGTGTTATCAGTAAATTCACGTTGCTCTTGGACTACCCAAACTGCATCGGGTTCCCGACCCGGAAACACTTGCAGCAAAGTTCTTCGATAACAGATGAAGAATCCGAATCCAAGCGGGCGACCCATCCCTCATTTTGTGTTTGTACTGCGGTTGCAACGACCCGTAGTTTCAGGGCACTCATTCTTCGCTCAATTTAATACATGGTtcgattttttgaatttttgggtTGGTTGTGTTACTCCAAAATTTCAGGACCTGTTATCTCCATCTCTTTCAAGTTATGGGTGATCAGTTACAATCGCATATAATCTTTCTTTCGATTTGAAGTGAATGAGTTATTACCGGTTGTTGTGACGATTTCAGGAGTTGCTAACTATTTCGGTTTTCTAGCTCCCACACCGACGGAAACAGAGTGGTGAAGCCTTCCACTCATTGCGATCTCCGCTGCATGTAGTAGCCATGGACAGTGGTCAGTCTCTGTCTCCTTTGTTTTGTTTCGGAAACTGAATTATGTGGTTATATATTCGTGTTTTGAAGATGCGTTCTATCCGTTTGTTGCGATATATTTTCGAACAGGTCGTAAGCGCATACCTTTAGGTGTTCTTTCTCCTTCGGCTGATAGAAATGGTGAGCGTAAATGAATTTACAACTCTGTCATAACGATACAGACCACTGACCTCTACATTTTTGGGTGTTGTTAGCACAGCGGAGGCGATCTTCCAATGATGTGCAGACATGTGGTAATGTGTCATCTGCGAATCGTGAGAATTTGGAACCGAATAAAGCATATGAATCTCTGCCAGAATCAAGTTTTCAGACTCCAGCACGTAATGATAATGTACACCAGCAGCCATCACACTCCACCCTGGGTTCATGTACAGGTATTATTTCAGCGGATTTAGGACCTGCGTGTACATTGTCTATCCAAGTTTATACGGTTTGTGTGATTGCGAAGCAATGTTTCGCAAAATCTTAACTCATTTTTTTTGTCCAGGTACACGGAATTGTACTTCATCTCAGGCTGCTAAAACAACAACAATGGCTTACTGCCCTACCCAGAGTTCAGGTTCAAATATCATACTCATCCAACCTAACTTTACATGTACCAAGAGTAGTTCTATACATAGATTTATATGCAATTAGCTGTTTTATTAGTTCTATAATAATTAGAAGGCTCATACTGTACCAAGAGTAGTTGGTCATTCTAAGTCGTTTAGTCTCAAACACCTCCTATCATGGTATTAGTGGAAATAAAGCTACTCAACACTTTAAACAATATGACTTTCAAAATTGATGGTGTTAGAAGCTCCTTTCTTATAGCTAAACCTTTAACTGGTATTGTTATCAAAGACCCATGTGCCAACACTTCTGCAAGTCTTTATGTGGTTCCTAAAATCAGTGCAATGACAGGGgtaaaagaaaataatgatttttttcccaattatttttattagttctcCTACCATATTTGTGACTAAATTGTATTAATgtgtgtttttatatttttgatgtgTTGTTtgcttatttatatttatgtttactATCTGGGAAAATTTAAGTGGTAGCATGTCTTGCTCTAGGTTTATAATTAAATGACTCTCCTGTAAACAATTTTAAGAAAACGATGAGAAGTCGATGTCCTAGAGAATGCACATATATACTGTGTTGTTGAAAGACATGGCTCCTGAACCACCACTTTTTTAAGCACTATATTGCAATGTCTTCCTACACAGCagcaaaaatattagaaaaatgtCTCAAAACGAGTCATCTGTCAAGTTTATTACTgttagaataaataaatatatattgcaatggataatatatataatacaccCTCCTACCTTACCTACTCCATGTGAATTCTGTCTCTACTTCACAGGTAATCAGATTCTTGGTGGCAAAACGCAGGGCTATCTTACGCCATCACAAAGAAGGCTACTTGGTGTTGATCTGTCTGGTAAACATTCTATTATAAGCAGGCATTTTGATTTTAGTACACATTTGGAGAAGTCGCTGGATATCAACAGATTGTTCTGCTTGAAAAGTGAAATTCACTGGATTTTAAGCAAGTGTTTCAGTTTGACAACCAGACGCCACTCTTCATTAGACAGCTCATTCAAAAAACTCTCACACCTTGCGTGGTATTGATCTGTCCGGTAAATGAAGCTGTTGTACCCAACAGCTTCGAGCGAGATATCTTCTTTCATATGCTTTCTTAATAATTATCTTTTGCAAAACTTTCTTAATTCTTCACTTGGAGAGAGAATAAAAATGTTGTAGGCAGGCTGAGGAAAGGTATTTGGTTTACCCCTCAatcattttgatttattatatttgtaaattgcAGATGCATTTGTTCTTTTTGGGACTTTTTCTATACACAGATCATATGCAAACATTATAGTATTTGCTAATTGCTAATTGCTAATTTgctaatataactataatttgtTATTTCATAGGTTACATAAAGTCAGATTCAAAAAGAAAAGACCTTTCTTCACCAGAAAGTTATACGCAGGCTTGGGAAGCATGGGGTCAGTGATAATTGTCACAACTGCAATATTAGTCCCATTCAtggtatatactatataataaCTTGGGTTCCTGGcacatttttattctttttagtaTTTAAGTTGTTTAACCCTATCATTCgtttaagaatatatatactcATGGTTATTTCTAATATCTTTCAATTGGCTGTCCaatgtatttataatattactgcCTACTggttgtagcttcactattttAGAATATTTGTGTTAAATGGTTGTCGAGTTAAATGAGATATATATGCATCACTTACATATAAGGGCTTAATATATTCATATGAttacttattttttatgtttctgGACTAACTTAGCTGTAGTATTATCTCATGTTCTTCAAACAAGATATCTCT of the Daucus carota subsp. sativus chromosome 4, DH1 v3.0, whole genome shotgun sequence genome contains:
- the LOC108218146 gene encoding uncharacterized protein LOC108218146; protein product: MADSSASYIHMVQHLIEKCLIFHMTKEECMEALRKHANIESVITSTVWNELEKENKEFFDAYSESHSKADRKSDAQTHKMIEKILLDQKTSKDSDG
- the LOC108216507 gene encoding uncharacterized protein LOC108216507 isoform X1, with protein sequence MDSGRKRIPLGVLSPSADRNAQRRRSSNDVQTCGNVSSANRENLEPNKAYESLPESSFQTPARNDNVHQQPSHSTLGSCTGTRNCTSSQAAKTTTMAYCPTQSSGNQILGGKTQGYLTPSQRRLLGVDLSGKHSIISRHFDFSTHLEKSLDINRLFCLKSEIHWILSKCFSLTTRRHSSLDSSFKKLSHLAWY
- the LOC108216507 gene encoding uncharacterized protein LOC108216507 isoform X3 — encoded protein: MDSGRKRIPLGVLSPSADRNAQRRRSSNDVQTCGNVSSANRENLEPNKAYESLPESSFQTPARNDNVHQQPSHSTLGSCTGTRNCTSSQAAKTTTMAYCPTQSSGNQILGGKTQGYLTPSQRRLLGVDLSGYIKSDSKRKDLSSPESYTQAWEAWGQ
- the LOC108216507 gene encoding uncharacterized protein LOC108216507 isoform X2, with protein sequence MRRRSSNDVQTCGNVSSANRENLEPNKAYESLPESSFQTPARNDNVHQQPSHSTLGSCTGTRNCTSSQAAKTTTMAYCPTQSSGNQILGGKTQGYLTPSQRRLLGVDLSGKHSIISRHFDFSTHLEKSLDINRLFCLKSEIHWILSKCFSLTTRRHSSLDSSFKKLSHLAWY